The Chloroflexota bacterium genome has a window encoding:
- a CDS encoding ABC transporter permease has translation MTSLAVARRPGVRRRTASRRLLGPAAAFYLAFFVAPILILFAYSLFQQQGFNVVPDVTLSNYLTGVTTASYAAVLVRTLLVGIATASVVVPIAYVLSYLMLFVFSRRAQFLLNLVLVSMFSGYLVRIYAWRTILGRDGLLNAILIQLGVVKEPLTFLIFSSWAVIITLVELLIPLALLPVFSAMSNVSKEHVEVARDLGSSGFRLHRTILVPMVLPGLSVAFALSFILAAGDFVVPQLIGGSQGIMVGNIIADQFKGLGYNWPLGSALAFLVMGIVIAVYLGLIRLVRLATR, from the coding sequence GTGACTTCGTTAGCGGTCGCGCGCCGCCCAGGGGTTCGACGAAGGACGGCGTCGCGGCGGCTGCTCGGGCCCGCGGCGGCGTTCTACCTGGCGTTCTTCGTCGCACCCATTCTGATTCTCTTCGCCTACAGCCTGTTCCAGCAACAGGGATTCAACGTCGTCCCAGACGTCACCCTGTCGAACTACCTCACCGGGGTCACGACGGCGTCGTATGCGGCCGTTCTGGTCAGGACACTGCTCGTCGGGATCGCCACGGCGTCCGTGGTCGTGCCGATCGCCTACGTCCTCTCCTACCTCATGCTCTTCGTGTTCAGCCGACGAGCGCAGTTCCTGCTGAACCTCGTGCTCGTCTCGATGTTCAGTGGCTATCTCGTGCGGATCTACGCGTGGCGGACGATCCTCGGCAGGGACGGGCTCCTCAACGCCATCCTCATCCAGCTGGGCGTAGTCAAGGAGCCACTCACGTTCCTGATCTTCAGCAGTTGGGCGGTGATCATCACGCTCGTCGAGCTGCTGATCCCCCTCGCCCTCCTCCCGGTCTTCTCCGCGATGTCCAACGTTTCCAAGGAGCATGTGGAGGTCGCCCGAGACCTCGGCTCCTCAGGCTTCCGGCTGCATCGGACCATTCTTGTGCCCATGGTGCTCCCGGGACTGAGCGTGGCCTTCGCCCTGTCGTTCATCCTCGCCGCCGGCGACTTCGTCGTGCCCCAGCTGATCGGGGGGAGCCAGGGGATCATGGTCGGGAACATCATCGCCGACCAGTTCAAGGGTCTCGGCTACAACTGGCCGCTCGGATCAGCGCTCGCCTTCCTCGTCATGGGGATCGTGATCGCCGTGTACCTCGGGCTCATCCGCCTCGTCAGGCTCGCGACGCGATGA
- a CDS encoding extracellular solute-binding protein has product MGDPVEDLLAAKLRRQLLTRRTFMRGAGGLGGVALLGGVSAFLAACNQAASSASVAPATVAPTAAAASAAAPTAAASVKLGGALNFIGYDGEDAKDVAKSFFQQNNIKMNPTFIADAFEPLTKFNTGGKGQMDIISDNKDFQRAILAAGVELFQPLDLSRIPNAAGLFPAFQQAAWLTKNGQMYGIPLIWGDEPCIYNPKKWNGVPAKYTDFAAAKYKGELVLVDDPIANTWLFAQSLGMPQPNRLTQAQLDQTMTAMKTIKPNVVTFSATLGDQADVLIRGDASMGIGGWAYQVVLAKQKGVTLVTASPATDGTYYWSDAYAIAVGAPNVDNAYAFMNFMMAPENNSAIAIALGSGATIAKAVDQMDAATKALYHYDLVAQPGGILATQVVSPPQNDEGDVVGVVKWQKAWQDYKLA; this is encoded by the coding sequence ATGGGCGACCCCGTCGAAGACCTGTTGGCTGCGAAGCTCCGGAGGCAGCTGCTGACCCGACGAACCTTTATGCGCGGGGCGGGTGGTCTCGGCGGCGTGGCGCTCCTCGGGGGCGTCTCAGCCTTCCTTGCCGCGTGCAATCAGGCCGCATCGTCGGCGAGCGTAGCCCCGGCGACCGTAGCCCCGACGGCTGCTGCCGCATCGGCTGCGGCCCCGACGGCTGCCGCGAGCGTGAAGCTTGGCGGAGCCCTGAACTTCATCGGATATGACGGAGAGGACGCCAAGGACGTCGCGAAGTCGTTCTTCCAGCAGAACAACATAAAGATGAACCCTACCTTCATCGCCGATGCCTTCGAGCCGCTCACCAAGTTCAACACCGGCGGCAAGGGGCAGATGGACATCATCTCGGACAACAAGGACTTCCAGCGCGCCATCCTGGCCGCCGGCGTCGAGCTCTTCCAGCCGCTCGACCTCAGCCGGATCCCGAACGCCGCGGGCCTCTTCCCGGCGTTCCAGCAGGCAGCGTGGCTCACCAAGAACGGCCAGATGTACGGGATCCCCCTCATCTGGGGCGACGAACCGTGCATCTACAACCCGAAGAAGTGGAACGGCGTTCCGGCGAAGTACACCGACTTCGCCGCCGCGAAGTACAAGGGTGAGCTCGTCCTCGTCGACGATCCGATCGCCAATACCTGGTTGTTCGCGCAGTCGCTGGGAATGCCCCAACCGAACCGCCTGACTCAGGCCCAGCTCGATCAGACGATGACGGCGATGAAGACCATCAAGCCGAACGTCGTCACCTTCAGCGCCACGCTCGGCGATCAGGCCGACGTCCTGATCCGCGGCGACGCCTCGATGGGGATCGGCGGATGGGCGTACCAGGTCGTTCTCGCCAAGCAGAAGGGGGTCACGCTTGTGACCGCCAGCCCCGCGACCGACGGGACCTACTACTGGTCGGACGCCTACGCGATCGCGGTCGGCGCTCCGAACGTCGATAACGCATACGCCTTCATGAACTTCATGATGGCGCCCGAGAACAACAGCGCGATCGCCATCGCGCTCGGGTCCGGGGCGACGATCGCCAAGGCCGTCGACCAGATGGACGCCGCGACGAAGGCCCTTTACCACTACGACCTCGTCGCCCAGCCGGGCGGGATCCTGGCCACGCAGGTGGTCTCGCCCCCACAGAACGATGAGGGCGACGTGGTCGGCGTCGTGAAGTGGCAGAAGGCCTGGCAGGACTACAAGCTCGCGTAG
- a CDS encoding FadR family transcriptional regulator yields MRERLLADILSGRWRPGDRLPTEPELTALFGVSRTPIREAMQSLSLLGVVDIAPRRGAIVKALPLESVVDMAILSGAMAPERSVGDFFDFRFETESATARLAAINATPEQVAAIRVVLRENEAAVRGGDRELARSVDVRFHAAIAEASGNVVFEALAHALNGLLVDLRRVTGGIPGASEASYAEHVEILAAITAQDGTAAQRASEAHIRKTRARFEAARPSGRLSSR; encoded by the coding sequence GTGCGCGAGCGACTCCTCGCGGACATCCTGTCGGGTCGATGGCGACCCGGCGACCGGCTGCCCACGGAGCCGGAGCTGACGGCCCTGTTCGGGGTGAGTCGAACGCCGATCCGTGAAGCCATGCAGTCGCTGAGCCTGCTTGGCGTCGTCGACATCGCGCCGCGGCGCGGCGCCATCGTCAAGGCGCTGCCGCTCGAATCTGTCGTCGACATGGCGATCCTCTCGGGCGCCATGGCCCCCGAGCGGTCGGTCGGCGACTTCTTCGACTTTAGGTTCGAGACCGAGAGCGCGACCGCGCGGCTCGCCGCCATCAACGCGACGCCCGAACAGGTCGCGGCGATCCGGGTCGTGCTGCGGGAGAACGAGGCGGCGGTCCGCGGCGGCGACCGAGAACTCGCGCGGTCGGTCGACGTCCGCTTCCACGCGGCGATCGCCGAGGCCTCGGGCAACGTGGTCTTCGAGGCGCTCGCCCACGCCCTTAATGGACTGCTCGTCGATCTCCGCCGGGTCACCGGCGGGATCCCCGGCGCCTCGGAGGCCTCCTACGCCGAGCACGTCGAGATCCTCGCGGCGATTACGGCCCAAGACGGTACCGCGGCACAGCGGGCCTCAGAAGCCCACATCCGTAAGACGCGGGCCCGGTTCGAGGCCGCGAGGCCCTCTGGCCGGCTGTCCTCGCGATAG
- a CDS encoding mandelate racemase/muconate lactonizing enzyme family protein: protein MSMGRANAVYVRIDTDRGLTGTGETVLKRRDGSVRANLIEIGEYLVGKDALATEDHFEKLYRDTFWVGGPLHAAGRSAVDIALWDLKGQYYNAPIYQMLGGPTRDSILTYAHVACGSTPDEFAAGLRRLADRGYRGAKTGLPLFYGEKSDPTITESGYFGTPGSLDPSLKETEYLPTSVIEKIAGWFAAAREEVGWEFELMLDCHGRLNLPNAVRLVEALVPYRLLFLEEPLPPESATEYARLSARSSIPIAAGERLVSLWDVRPFLEAGSLGVLQCDVVNCGGLTGAKKIAALAESYFVPYAPHNPNGPIATLASSHLMAAIPNALVLETVGSEADLAMFAELVDYPPEIDRGVLRLTERPGLGASLLDDAPVRRPPGRFTATR from the coding sequence GTGAGCATGGGCCGCGCCAACGCGGTCTACGTGAGGATCGACACGGACCGCGGCCTCACCGGGACGGGCGAGACGGTGCTGAAGCGTCGTGACGGTTCGGTCAGAGCGAACCTGATCGAGATTGGCGAGTACCTGGTGGGGAAGGACGCGCTGGCGACCGAGGACCACTTCGAGAAGCTCTACCGCGACACGTTCTGGGTCGGTGGGCCGCTCCACGCGGCCGGTCGCAGCGCGGTGGACATCGCTTTGTGGGACCTCAAGGGCCAGTACTACAACGCCCCGATCTACCAGATGCTCGGCGGACCGACCCGTGACTCGATCCTCACATATGCCCACGTCGCGTGCGGATCGACGCCGGACGAGTTCGCCGCCGGCCTTCGTCGACTCGCCGACCGGGGCTACCGCGGCGCCAAGACCGGGCTCCCGCTCTTCTATGGGGAAAAGTCCGATCCGACGATCACCGAGAGCGGCTACTTCGGCACACCGGGCTCCCTCGACCCATCGCTGAAGGAGACCGAGTATCTGCCGACGAGCGTCATCGAGAAGATCGCTGGCTGGTTCGCAGCCGCCCGGGAAGAGGTCGGATGGGAGTTCGAGTTGATGCTCGACTGCCACGGGCGGCTCAACTTGCCGAACGCGGTCCGCCTCGTCGAAGCGCTCGTGCCCTACCGCCTGCTGTTCCTCGAGGAACCGCTGCCACCCGAGTCGGCCACGGAATACGCCCGCCTCAGTGCGCGCAGCTCGATCCCGATCGCGGCCGGGGAGCGTCTGGTGAGCCTCTGGGACGTGCGTCCCTTCCTCGAGGCCGGGAGCCTCGGCGTCCTCCAGTGCGACGTCGTCAACTGTGGCGGCCTCACGGGCGCCAAGAAGATCGCAGCGCTGGCCGAGTCGTACTTCGTCCCTTATGCCCCCCACAATCCGAACGGCCCGATCGCGACGCTCGCGTCATCCCATCTGATGGCAGCCATTCCGAACGCCCTGGTCCTCGAGACGGTGGGCTCGGAGGCGGATCTCGCGATGTTCGCGGAGCTCGTGGACTACCCGCCTGAGATCGACCGCGGCGTCCTGCGCCTGACCGAGCGGCCGGGGCTCGGAGCGAGCCTGCTCGACGACGCCCCGGTGCGTCGTCCACCGGGGCGATTCACCGCGACCCGCTGA